One region of Bactrocera neohumeralis isolate Rockhampton chromosome 5, APGP_CSIRO_Bneo_wtdbg2-racon-allhic-juicebox.fasta_v2, whole genome shotgun sequence genomic DNA includes:
- the LOC126758908 gene encoding serine/threonine-protein kinase Pink1, mitochondrial, with translation MSVRLLTLRLVKHGRYFLQSYWKRDIHVNILEQNREKTRRSLPNSLRSGAVSVTASAQPLPARGALQGITHAATSGTAKSLPRTGLLSVGQHARKVFIDNILNRVTTNYSQDLRTQATKKLFYGDSAPFFALVGVSLASGAGVLTKEDELEGVCWEIREAAGRLQASWNYDEISESLNSDFSIDKLDVGPAIAKGCAAVVYSAAFKNASHNSTSVETPALDATHDAEAAVAMARTTAAVPLQQQSFHPELMSPIQNMSRFVHNFGSSMDNLNELYNQNSAAAAFVAERSARRTSDLEEENIQKLGNDLISDRNAGFSGISSGMQGLESIDAPLAGINRYPLALKMMFNYDIQSNALSILRAMYKETVPARARRMNDGSEEWERILQNQTLTLPPHPNIVCMFGFFCDEVRNFPDGHILYPVAQPQRINPHGYGRNMSLYLLMKRYDYSLRALLDSHKLSARTKLLLLAQLLEATAHINRHGIAHRDIKSDNILIEMNDDDSPPVLVLSDFGCCLADKVHGLQIPYTSYDIDKGGNAALMAPEIINKQPGPFAVLNYAKADLWACGAIAYEIFGQRNPFYSSSGGLALANGEQTLSLRNSDYKENDLPPLNDECPAIVQQLIYNILNPSPAKRVSPDIAANIMQLFLWAPSKWLKAGGMPNSPEILQWLLSLTTKVMCEGRAAVDQLSFNESGRRTYVEYLLICSFLARARLRRIRGALSWIQDVVVA, from the exons ATGTCTGTGCGCCTACTAACCTTACGACTGGTTAAACATGGTCGCTACTTCCTACAAAGTTACTGGAAACGCGATATACACGTCAACATTTTGGAACAAAACCGCGAGAAGACGCGCCGAAGCTTACCCAACTCTTTAAGG TCGGGCGCTGTTAGTGTTACCGCGTCCGCTCAACCTTTGCCGGCTAGAGGAGCGCTTCAAGGCATTACACATGCAGCTACAAGTGGCACGGCAAAGTCGCTGCCACGTACCGGCCTCTTAAGCGTTGGCCAACATGCGCGCAAAGTTTTCATCGACAATATCTTAAATCGCGTCACAACCAATTATTCACAAGACTTACGCACGCAAGCAACTAAAAAACTCTTCTATGGCGATTCTGCACCTTTCTTTGCACTGGTCGGCGTCAGTTTAGCCTCCGGCGCTGGTGTGTTAACAAAAGAGGACGAATTGGAGGGTGTGTGTTGGGAGATACGCGAAGCCGCCGGTCGTCTACAAGCTTCTTGGAATTATGATGAAATATCCGAAAGTCTTAATAGTGACTTCAGTATCGATAAATTGGACGTGGGGCCGGCTATTGCAAAAGGCTGCGCTGCAGTAGTGTATTCGGCAGCATTTAAAAATGCAAGTCATAACTCTACATCTGTAGAAACGCCTGCATTAGATGCAACGCATGACGCCGAAGCAGCAGTTGCTATGGCGCGCACTACCGCAGCTGTACCACTTCAACAACAATCTTTCCATCCAGAATTGATGTCTCCAATACAGAATATGTCCCGTTTTGTACACAATTTCGGCAGCTCCATGGATAATCTTAATGAATTGTATAATCAGAACTCCGCGGCTGCCGCTTTTGTCGCCGAGCGTAGTGCACGACGCACCAGTGACTTGGAAGAAGAAAATATACAGAAATTAGGCAACGATTTGATTAGTGATAGAAATGCTGGTTTCTCTGGTATTAGTAGTGGCATGCAAGGGCTC GAATCCATAGATGCGCCATTAGCTGGTATAAATCGGTATCCGCTCGCTTTGAAAATGATGTTCAACTATGACATACAAAGTAATGCACTTTCCATTCTGCGCGCCATGTACAAGGAGACCGTGCCGGCACGTGCGCGTCGCATGAATGACGGCTCAGAAGAGTGGGAACGCATACTACAAAATCAAACACTCACTTTGCCGCCGCATCCAAATATAGTCTGCATGTTTGGCTTCTTCTGCGATGAGGTTCGCAACTTCCCCGACGGCCATATACTTTACCCAGTTGCGCAGCCGCAACGCATCAATCCACATGGTTATGGACGCAATATGTCGCTTTATTTGTTGATGAAACGCTACGACTACAGCTTGCGCGCGCTACTGGATTCACACAAACTGAGCGCACGTACCAAACTATTGCTTTTGGCACAATTGCTTGAAGCTACGGCGCATATTAATCGACATGGCATTGCGCATCGTGATATTAAGTCCGACAATATCCTTATTGAAATGAATGATGATGATTCACCGCCGGTGTTGGTGCTCTCCGATTTCGGTTGCTGTTTGGCTGATAAAGTACATGGCTTGCAGATACCTTACACTTCCTACGATATCGACAAGGGCGGCAATGCCGCGCTGATGGCGCCTGAGATCATTAACAAACAACCCGGCCCATTTGCTGTGCTGAACTATGCAAAAGCGGACTTATGGGCTTGTGGCGCGATTGCCTATGAAATATTTGGCCAACGCAATCCATTCTACTCATCGAGTGGCGGTTTAGCTTTGGCTAATGGCGAGCAAACTTTATCATTACGGAATAGTGATTATAAGGAGAACGATCTGCCACCGCTGAACGATGAATGCCCAGCGATTGTGCAGCAACTGATCTATAACATATTGAACCCGAGCCCTGCTAAGCGTGTAAGCCCGGATATCGCGGCAAACATAATGCAACTTTTTCTATGGGCACCATCTAAGTGGCTTAAAGCTGGTGGCATGCCCAACAGCCCGGAG ATTCTCCAATGGCTACTTTCACTCACCACTAAAGTAATGTGTGAGGGTCGCGCGGCTGTGGATCAGCTTAGTTTTAATGAGAGCGGTCGTCGCACTTATGTGGAATATTTATTGATATGTAGTTTTTTGGCGCGTGCACGGCTACGACGCATACGTGGCGCCCTGAGTTGGATACAAGATGTGGTAGTGGCCTAA
- the LOC126758920 gene encoding uncharacterized protein LOC126758920, producing MNSFSRAYRDPKSPLTPLTPLTASTAFNFNISGDSLKPFINAIEAERTKETPKSSPAGLACGAKYVNANKYIKRQPANVLSDTTNKSRKLSPRFISKKSDVDDKKTLKKSNNDLNNNKISSRYSSTSISSSSSRGSFKCNESSFKETDTIPSSKFKLSPRATSTYNYYSVSSSQSSSHSSSGSINSNNSFENNSSTTPNSFNYNGSARHHKPPKLVLNDTNVAETDSTMSTVFNWVWNCLSPMKNPSIYDLLARVDMQKYWEIFEKEEILDLDVFSTLTMADLAAIGIKDTNDCIKILKSVGWALDFLSGLLNFKRPEK from the exons ATGAATTCTTTTAGTCGTGCTTATCggg ATCCCAAATCACCACTTACTCCACTTACACCGCTTACTGCGAGTACTGCGTTCAATTTCAATATAAGTGGTGACTCGCTTAAACCTTTTATAAATGCCATAGAAGCTGAACGCACTAAAGAAACACCAAAATCTTCGCCAGCTGGATTGGCATGTGGTGCAAAATACGTGAATGCGAACAAATATATCAAACGTCAGCCGGCTAATGTTTTATCTGACActacaaataaatcaagaaaactTTCACCGAGATTCATTTCAAAGAAATCTGATGTTGACgacaaaaaaactttgaaaaaatcgaataatgatcttaataacaataaaattagttCGAGGTACTCATCAACAAGCATTTCTTCCAGCTCCTCACGTGGGTCTTTTAAATGCAATGAATCATCTTTTAAAGAAACTGACACAATTCCATCCTCAAAATTCAAGTTAAGTCCTCGCGCTACGTCTACTTATAACTATTATAGTGTATCCAGCAGCCAAAGTTCTTCACATAGCTCTAGCggttcaattaattcaaataattcttttgaaaataattcaagtaCAACTCCAAATTCTTTTAACTATAATGGAAGTGCACGTCATCATAAGCCACCGAAACTTGTTCTCAATGATACAAATGTTGCTGAAACTGACTCCACCATGTCAACTGTCTTCAACTGGGTGTGGAATTGCCTGTCACCTATGAAGAATCCATCTATTTATGATTTGCTGGCACGCGttgatatgcaaaaatattgggAAATTTTTGAGAAAGAAGAAATATTAGATTTGGATGTATTTTCAACTTTAACTATGGCGGACTTGGCAGCTATTGGCATTAAAGATACTAACGACtgtatcaaaatattaaaatctgtTGGATGGGCACTCGATTTTCTGTCGggcttattaaattttaaaaggcctgaaaagtaa
- the LOC126758912 gene encoding anaphase-promoting complex subunit 7 has protein sequence MESVLFANIKKLYANELYSCVIPAASLLNTLFQNERNVATPEMEYQVLLFSGNAHYYERNYRLASKQYEAALLMRKTMLRFKNTQIVSIEITHEQFSELETRYRLAKCYRELGEDHKAISTLHALPLKTRTPKVNMLLAQLCHYGQNVDNAEAVAAYKEVLGDCPMALVAIEALLMLGVDGIEVNSLVVNASTVPKHIDWLSSWIKAHAQLYGRDHLEASKTFQAINDNTKFHQNSYLLTLIGKSLYYYGRYMQAQQYLETALMVNPHNTDALMPLAVVYEYNQKLPELDKLAAQIGNIKELNSEHWFVVAESCYAAGQIVKAISFAKKAIELDERNIEAQLLRGRICLQLKQGVEAISYFRTAQCIASYRFEVYKGLYHCYVSRKRRDEAQAMCALAVRYFRNSPRSYVMFARVLLHSNNPLAKKSAKKFLAKALEIDEHYAVAVALMADVCQANGETQEASAMLKKQVLSFPNPSYFSMLGDLRRTARDLDGALEYYTIALSLEPNDRHALKGVKALTRGGDKQDQDTSLMISRLRDEEWQIDEEAEESSSHDEDDSDTYSEPFWQDLESEVIN, from the exons ATGGAATCGGTGCTTTTCGCTaacataaaaaagttatatgctAATGAGTTGTATTCTTGTGTTATACCGGCCGCCAGTTTGCTAAatacactttttcaaaatgaacGCAATGTTGCTACGCCCGAAATGGAATATCAAGTGCTTCTTTTCAGCGGCAATGCTCACTACTATGAGCGGAATTATCGTTTGGCCAGCAAACAGTATGAAGCCGCTTTACTAATGCGCAAAACTATGTTGCGCTTTAAGAATACCCAGATAGTTAGTATTGAGATAACACATGAACAATTTAGTGAACTTGAGACGCGTTACCGTCTCGCTAAATGCTATAGGGAGCTTGGTGAGGACCATAAGGCCATAAGCACACTACACGCCCTGCCCTTGAAAACCCGCACTCCCAAAGTGAATATGCTATTGGCGCAACTTTGTCACTATGGGCAAAATGTTGATAATGCGGAAGCTGTAGCAGCTTATAAAGAAGTATTAGGTGATTGTCCCATGGCATTGGTGGCTATAGAAGCGCTATTGATGTTGGGCGTGGATGGCATAGAGGTTAATTCATTGGTGGTTAAtg CTAGTACGGTGCCGAAGCACATTGATTGGTTGAGCAGCTGGATAAAGGCACACGCTCAGCTTTATGGACGTGATCATTTAGAAGCATCAAAAACATTTCAAGCCATTAACGacaacacaaaatttcatcaaaactcCTATTTACTCACTTTGATTGGCAAAAGTCTTTATTATTATGGACGTTATATGCAAGCGCAACAATATTTAGAGACTGCACTTATGGTAAATCCACATAATACGGATGCTCTAATGCCGTTAGCTGTCGTTTATGAATATAATCAGAAATTGCCTGAACTAGATAAACTTGCCGCACAAATTGGCAATATAAAAGAGCTGAACTCTGAGCATTGGTTTGTTGTCGCCGAAAGTTGTTATGCCGCAGGGCAGATAGTGAAGGCTATTTCGTTTGCAAAGAAAGCAATCGAGTTGGACGAACGCAACATCGAGGCGCAATTACTACGTGGACGTATTTGCTTGCAACTAAAACAAGGTGTTGAAGCAATCTCTTATTTTCGCACCGCACAATGCATTGCCAGTTACCGCTTTGAGGTATATAAAGGTCTTTACCATTGCTATGTGAGCAGAAAGCGACGGGACGAAGCACAGGCAATGTGTGCATTAGCCGTGCGTTATTTTCGCAATTCACCACGCAGTTATGTG aTGTTTGCGCGTGTTTTATTACATTCCAATAATCCATTGGCAAAGAAAAGCGCTAAGAAATTCTTGGCCAAAGCGTTAGAAATCGATGAGCATTATGCCGTCGCTGTAGCACTTATGGCAGACGTGTGTCAAGCAAATGGTGAAACGCAAGAAGCCAGCGCTATGTTGAAAAAGCAAGTTTTATCCTTTCCCAATCCCTCATATTTCAGCATGTTGGGTGATTTGCGTCGCACCGCCAGAGATTTGGACGGTGCCCTTGAGTATTATACAATCGCATtgag TCTTGAGCCTAACGATCGTCACGCATTAAAAGGTGTGAAAGCGTTAACACGCGGCGGCGATAAACAAGACCAAGATACTTCGCTTATGATATCACGTCTGCGTGACGAAGAATGGCAAATTGATGAAGAAGCAGAAGAGTCCTCATCCCATGATGAAGACGATTCAGATACATACTCCGAACCATTTTGGCAAGATTTGGAATCTGAAGTGATTAATTAG
- the LOC126758921 gene encoding DNA polymerase epsilon subunit 3: MVERIEDLNLPNAVVGRLIKDALPEGANVSKEARAAIARAASVFVIFLTSSSTTLARKQNHKTITAANILDALKQLEFESFVEPLSTDLEAYRKAVKDKKDKAKSSSATAAANNSSANDEEMETEKTS, encoded by the coding sequence ATGGTCGAACGCATTGAAGATTTGAATTTACCAAACGCCGTAGTGGGACGCTTAATCAAAGATGCTTTGCCCGAAGGCGCGAATGTGAGCAAGGAAGCGCGTGCTGCCATTGCACGGGCGGCTTCTGTCTTTGTGATCTTTCTGACATCCTCATCAACAACGCTGGCGCGAAAACAGAACCACAAAACTATCACAGCAGCAAATATATTGGACGCTTTAAAACAATTGGAATTTGAAAGCTTCGTAGAGCCATTGTCGACCGATTTGGAGGCTTACCGCAAGGCCGTCAAGGATAAAAAGGATAAAGCAAAATCAAGCAGCGCTACAGCTGCCGCCAACAATAGTAGTGCAAACGATGAAGAAATGGAGACTGAGAAGACGTCGTAG
- the LOC126758918 gene encoding putative uncharacterized protein DDB_G0290521 isoform X1, which produces MADVSHELGALRFVVDSPLSSKVAMFNKQTQQHQQQQLLNPFSTANGRVSPKPTFSKDEYGKPLAGSLTEMRGQKANMHVLREMLELCQIIDSEGYNVKDEPKMRVIPFGELFNIYNYISDKVVGILLRARKHKLLDFEGEMLFQRRDDDVPIFLLKPILEIRQELEAKIEEIKRGGSPAPQATSVLLDKSAHKQKLGSRSSTPSASPAPSKPPTPAQSKAPTPAQSKASTPEPADLAKLPVAPATTSEATAQPAVVNNTQAAPPAVTITAAPAVEVSQAAEESETIARLEGGQEAKTPANREELPARIDINAAETEINVNQYTTPELEPVIAEHAGVPTATSAAAANNPNAIENAELPTIVVETTGVHTRTLPTLQEGAAEAVPASTTAEASAADSATEAAAGNSEAHPEA; this is translated from the exons ATGGCAGATGTATCGCATGAATTGGGCGCACTGCGTTTTGTGGTG GACTCGCCGCTCTCCTCTAAGGTGGCAATGTTTAACAAACAAAcgcaacaacatcaacagcaacagctTTTGAATCCCTTCTCCACGGCCAATGGACGTGTGTCGCCAAAGCCGACCTTCTCCAAAGACGAATACGGCAA ACCCTTGGCAGGCAGTTTGACAGAAATGCGCGGACAGAAAGCGAACATGCATGTGCTCCGCGAAATGCTGGAGTTGTGTCAAATCATCGACTCAGAAGGCTACAATGTCAAGGACGAGCCGAAAATGCGTGTCATACCATTCGGTGAGCTCTTCAAT ATTTACAATTACATCTCCGATAAAGTCGTTGGCATTTTATTGCGCGCGCGTAAACATAAGCTACTGGATTTTGAGGGTGAAATGTTGTTTCAACGCCGCGACGATGACGTACCCATTTTTTTACTCAAGCCGATTCTAGAAATACGTCAAGAGCTTGAAGCCAAAATAGAGGAAATAAAACGCGGCGGCAGCCCAGCGCCACAAGCCACGTCAGTGCTGCTAGATAAGAGCGCACACAAGCAGAAATTGGGCTCGCGCAGCTCCACGCCCTCCGCCTCGCCAGCACCGTCAAAACCGCCAACGCCAGCACAATCAAAGGCGCCCACGCCCGCACAGTCGAAGGCCTCAACGCCTGAGCCCGCCGATTTAGCAAAATTACCGGTAGCGCCCGCCACAACAAGCGAAGCAACCGCCCAGCCAGCAGTTGTTAATAATACACAAGCAGCACCACCGGCGGTTACCATCACTGCTGCACCAGCTGTGGAGGTGTCTCAGGCAGCAGAAGAAAGCGAAACCATTGCTAGATTAGAAGGCGGTCAGGAAGCAAAGACACCGGCAAATAGGGAAGAACTTCCAGCGCGTATCGATATTAATGCGGCCGAAACGGAGATTAATGTTAATCAATATACGACGCCCGAGTTGGAGCCAGTGATTGCCGAGCATGCGGGTGTGCCGACAGCTACTAGCGCGGCGGCTGCTAACAACCCGAATGCGATTGAAAATGCTGAACTGCCAACGATCGTCGttgaaacgactggcgtgcatACGCGTACGTTGCCAACGCTGCAGGAGGGTGCTGCAGAAGCAGTACCCGCGTCGACTACCGCGGAGGCAAGCGCCGCAGACAGCGCTACAGAAGCGGCGGCAGGAAACAGTGAGGCACATCCCGAGGCATAA
- the LOC126758918 gene encoding putative uncharacterized protein DDB_G0290521 isoform X2: MPAGVMSQDSPLSSKVAMFNKQTQQHQQQQLLNPFSTANGRVSPKPTFSKDEYGKPLAGSLTEMRGQKANMHVLREMLELCQIIDSEGYNVKDEPKMRVIPFGELFNIYNYISDKVVGILLRARKHKLLDFEGEMLFQRRDDDVPIFLLKPILEIRQELEAKIEEIKRGGSPAPQATSVLLDKSAHKQKLGSRSSTPSASPAPSKPPTPAQSKAPTPAQSKASTPEPADLAKLPVAPATTSEATAQPAVVNNTQAAPPAVTITAAPAVEVSQAAEESETIARLEGGQEAKTPANREELPARIDINAAETEINVNQYTTPELEPVIAEHAGVPTATSAAAANNPNAIENAELPTIVVETTGVHTRTLPTLQEGAAEAVPASTTAEASAADSATEAAAGNSEAHPEA; this comes from the exons ATGCCTGCCGGCGTCATGTCTCAA GACTCGCCGCTCTCCTCTAAGGTGGCAATGTTTAACAAACAAAcgcaacaacatcaacagcaacagctTTTGAATCCCTTCTCCACGGCCAATGGACGTGTGTCGCCAAAGCCGACCTTCTCCAAAGACGAATACGGCAA ACCCTTGGCAGGCAGTTTGACAGAAATGCGCGGACAGAAAGCGAACATGCATGTGCTCCGCGAAATGCTGGAGTTGTGTCAAATCATCGACTCAGAAGGCTACAATGTCAAGGACGAGCCGAAAATGCGTGTCATACCATTCGGTGAGCTCTTCAAT ATTTACAATTACATCTCCGATAAAGTCGTTGGCATTTTATTGCGCGCGCGTAAACATAAGCTACTGGATTTTGAGGGTGAAATGTTGTTTCAACGCCGCGACGATGACGTACCCATTTTTTTACTCAAGCCGATTCTAGAAATACGTCAAGAGCTTGAAGCCAAAATAGAGGAAATAAAACGCGGCGGCAGCCCAGCGCCACAAGCCACGTCAGTGCTGCTAGATAAGAGCGCACACAAGCAGAAATTGGGCTCGCGCAGCTCCACGCCCTCCGCCTCGCCAGCACCGTCAAAACCGCCAACGCCAGCACAATCAAAGGCGCCCACGCCCGCACAGTCGAAGGCCTCAACGCCTGAGCCCGCCGATTTAGCAAAATTACCGGTAGCGCCCGCCACAACAAGCGAAGCAACCGCCCAGCCAGCAGTTGTTAATAATACACAAGCAGCACCACCGGCGGTTACCATCACTGCTGCACCAGCTGTGGAGGTGTCTCAGGCAGCAGAAGAAAGCGAAACCATTGCTAGATTAGAAGGCGGTCAGGAAGCAAAGACACCGGCAAATAGGGAAGAACTTCCAGCGCGTATCGATATTAATGCGGCCGAAACGGAGATTAATGTTAATCAATATACGACGCCCGAGTTGGAGCCAGTGATTGCCGAGCATGCGGGTGTGCCGACAGCTACTAGCGCGGCGGCTGCTAACAACCCGAATGCGATTGAAAATGCTGAACTGCCAACGATCGTCGttgaaacgactggcgtgcatACGCGTACGTTGCCAACGCTGCAGGAGGGTGCTGCAGAAGCAGTACCCGCGTCGACTACCGCGGAGGCAAGCGCCGCAGACAGCGCTACAGAAGCGGCGGCAGGAAACAGTGAGGCACATCCCGAGGCATAA
- the LOC126758918 gene encoding putative uncharacterized protein DDB_G0290521 isoform X3, translating to MFNKQTQQHQQQQLLNPFSTANGRVSPKPTFSKDEYGKPLAGSLTEMRGQKANMHVLREMLELCQIIDSEGYNVKDEPKMRVIPFGELFNIYNYISDKVVGILLRARKHKLLDFEGEMLFQRRDDDVPIFLLKPILEIRQELEAKIEEIKRGGSPAPQATSVLLDKSAHKQKLGSRSSTPSASPAPSKPPTPAQSKAPTPAQSKASTPEPADLAKLPVAPATTSEATAQPAVVNNTQAAPPAVTITAAPAVEVSQAAEESETIARLEGGQEAKTPANREELPARIDINAAETEINVNQYTTPELEPVIAEHAGVPTATSAAAANNPNAIENAELPTIVVETTGVHTRTLPTLQEGAAEAVPASTTAEASAADSATEAAAGNSEAHPEA from the exons ATGTTTAACAAACAAAcgcaacaacatcaacagcaacagctTTTGAATCCCTTCTCCACGGCCAATGGACGTGTGTCGCCAAAGCCGACCTTCTCCAAAGACGAATACGGCAA ACCCTTGGCAGGCAGTTTGACAGAAATGCGCGGACAGAAAGCGAACATGCATGTGCTCCGCGAAATGCTGGAGTTGTGTCAAATCATCGACTCAGAAGGCTACAATGTCAAGGACGAGCCGAAAATGCGTGTCATACCATTCGGTGAGCTCTTCAAT ATTTACAATTACATCTCCGATAAAGTCGTTGGCATTTTATTGCGCGCGCGTAAACATAAGCTACTGGATTTTGAGGGTGAAATGTTGTTTCAACGCCGCGACGATGACGTACCCATTTTTTTACTCAAGCCGATTCTAGAAATACGTCAAGAGCTTGAAGCCAAAATAGAGGAAATAAAACGCGGCGGCAGCCCAGCGCCACAAGCCACGTCAGTGCTGCTAGATAAGAGCGCACACAAGCAGAAATTGGGCTCGCGCAGCTCCACGCCCTCCGCCTCGCCAGCACCGTCAAAACCGCCAACGCCAGCACAATCAAAGGCGCCCACGCCCGCACAGTCGAAGGCCTCAACGCCTGAGCCCGCCGATTTAGCAAAATTACCGGTAGCGCCCGCCACAACAAGCGAAGCAACCGCCCAGCCAGCAGTTGTTAATAATACACAAGCAGCACCACCGGCGGTTACCATCACTGCTGCACCAGCTGTGGAGGTGTCTCAGGCAGCAGAAGAAAGCGAAACCATTGCTAGATTAGAAGGCGGTCAGGAAGCAAAGACACCGGCAAATAGGGAAGAACTTCCAGCGCGTATCGATATTAATGCGGCCGAAACGGAGATTAATGTTAATCAATATACGACGCCCGAGTTGGAGCCAGTGATTGCCGAGCATGCGGGTGTGCCGACAGCTACTAGCGCGGCGGCTGCTAACAACCCGAATGCGATTGAAAATGCTGAACTGCCAACGATCGTCGttgaaacgactggcgtgcatACGCGTACGTTGCCAACGCTGCAGGAGGGTGCTGCAGAAGCAGTACCCGCGTCGACTACCGCGGAGGCAAGCGCCGCAGACAGCGCTACAGAAGCGGCGGCAGGAAACAGTGAGGCACATCCCGAGGCATAA